The following proteins are co-located in the Silene latifolia isolate original U9 population chromosome 1, ASM4854445v1, whole genome shotgun sequence genome:
- the LOC141598441 gene encoding uncharacterized protein LOC141598441: MTTIKVTLPQFQTLIYSSFNSIPINSPKLSLRPPFKSKTPKLKFPVTKSHFSGNSFTDEGSSDSTVESLRVPDDWFEPSIALQESEWLRVALHKWLDDEYCPEPTNVDISRIASESYYCSLVQKTADLGDILMNMVSELQSLSYQESFHGPFSSANAAVSLIVQRLDQL, from the exons ATGACAACCATTAAAGTCACACTCCCccaattccaaaccctaatttattCATCCTTCAATTCCATCCCAATTAATTCCCCTAAATTAAGCTTGAGACCTCCATTTAAATCAAAAACTCCCAAATTAAAATTCCCAGTAACCAAGTCTCATTTTTCTGGGAATTCTTTCACTGATGAAGGCAGCTCAGATAGTACTGTTGAAAGTCTTAGGGTTCCTGATGACTGGTTTGAACCTTCCATAGCATTGCAG GAATCGGAGTGGCTTAGGGTGGCTCTACACAAATGGTTAGATGACGAATACTGTCCAGAACCAACAAATGTGGACATCAGCAGGATTGCTTCTGAGTCTTATTACTGCTCATTAGTGCAGAAGACGGCTGATTTAGGCGACATTTTGATGAATATGGTCTCAGAACTCCAGTCACTGTCATATCaggaaagctttcatggacccttCTCTTCGGCGAATGCTGCTGTCTCTCTTATTGTACAAAGACTGGACCAACTTTAG